In Halalkalicoccus subterraneus, one DNA window encodes the following:
- a CDS encoding RNA-guided endonuclease InsQ/TnpB family protein — MKNVLLELTSNLCVRAYSKAVEALKSTVAEWKKGNSRPLPRFSEPSTVYDKRTLTIKDRSATLSTVNGRVAVEYVLGDYQRSYLDDDNYEKRMGTLHYREDEGAFYLHIVLLKEVEQREGNRVMGVDLNLKNVAVTSTGAFFDGGELLWGQNHYFRVRRSLQAKGTRSATQALARLSGRENRFVLDRLHTISRRLVEEADAHDCSYIAVERLTHIRENMDNGNDRIKRQMHNWAFRELQEMLEWKAAEYGISVEPIPPAFTSQTCSRCGHQSSTNRGSDGWFSCNECGQEYDGDYNAAKNIGMELLTVPEGKRPSGLSHGQLALKSGTLNLSDDSSSAEFRPEGESHGQAPSSNASVSER; from the coding sequence CTGAAGAATGTTCTTCTCGAGCTCACGTCGAACCTCTGCGTTCGCGCCTACTCGAAAGCCGTCGAAGCTCTCAAATCGACGGTCGCCGAGTGGAAGAAGGGTAACAGCCGTCCGCTCCCCCGATTCTCGGAGCCGTCCACCGTCTACGACAAACGAACGCTAACCATCAAGGACCGTTCTGCGACCCTCTCGACGGTTAACGGACGGGTCGCCGTCGAATACGTCCTCGGTGACTACCAGCGGTCGTACCTCGATGACGACAACTACGAGAAGCGGATGGGGACGCTCCACTACCGCGAGGACGAAGGCGCGTTCTACCTTCATATCGTCCTCCTGAAAGAGGTCGAACAGCGGGAGGGCAACCGCGTGATGGGCGTCGATTTGAACTTGAAGAACGTCGCCGTAACCAGTACAGGCGCGTTCTTTGATGGTGGCGAACTGTTGTGGGGTCAGAACCACTACTTCCGAGTCCGCCGGAGCCTCCAAGCCAAAGGCACTCGGTCCGCAACGCAGGCGCTTGCGCGACTGTCGGGCCGAGAAAACCGCTTCGTCTTGGACCGCCTGCATACCATTTCTCGGCGACTCGTAGAAGAAGCCGACGCCCACGACTGTTCGTATATCGCCGTCGAACGGCTAACCCACATCCGTGAGAACATGGATAACGGGAACGACCGCATCAAGCGTCAGATGCACAATTGGGCGTTCCGCGAGTTACAGGAAATGCTCGAATGGAAAGCCGCCGAGTACGGTATCTCGGTCGAACCCATCCCGCCCGCGTTTACGTCGCAGACGTGTTCGCGGTGCGGCCACCAATCGTCTACAAATCGCGGTTCGGATGGGTGGTTTTCGTGCAACGAGTGTGGGCAAGAGTACGACGGCGACTACAACGCGGCGAAGAATATCGGGATGGAGTTGCTAACTGTACCCGAGGGCAAACGCCCCTCGGGGTTGAGCCACGGTCAACTGGCTCTGAAGTCCGGGACGTTAAACCTGAGTGACGACAGTTCGTCCGCCGAATTTCGGCCAGAGGGGGAGTCCCACGGACAAGCCCCGTCCTCAAACGCGAGCGTCAGCGAGCGTTAG